The Pseudomonadota bacterium region TCGATGCCGCATGCCCTGGCGGCCATACCGGTCAATCCGAGATCAATGGCGTCCCGGGTTGTAATTGTGCCGGTTCCTTCCAGGCGGGCCAGAACGGACGGGGTCTCGAAGAAGAGATCCAGCGCCCCCCGTGTTTGGGCTGCGACTTCCGTCATTTTTTTCAGCAGTTCTCTGGCACGTTGCGGTTCAAGATCGAACAGGACGCCTCCAGGGCGTACCAGTCCCCGCCCCAGTCTGCTGCCGCAGATTGCCGCAGTCATGTTCAGGTAATCGCCCCGCAACCTCCCGCAGTAGGAGGCTGTGGGCAGAAAACCGATGTCACCGGCCAGCGCCCCGATGTCGCCCACATGATTGGCAAGTCTTTCCAATTCCAGTGCCGCGGTCCTAATAGCAGTCGCCCGTGTCGGTGCGGCACAACAGCACAAGGCTTCGACCACGGTGCTATAGGCGGTAATATGGCCGAGGGTGGTGTCGCCGGCAACGGTCTCGATACGGGCCGGGGTTTCGTGACCGGGGCCACCGGCCAGCAGCTCTTCGATGCCGCGGTGCTGGTAACCCAGGGAGATCTCCAGATGCAGGACTTTTTCGCCGTAGCACTGGAAGCGGAAATGGCCAGGTTCGATGATGCCGGCGTGGACCGGCCCAACAGCAACCTCATGAATCTCGTCGCCCTGCACCTGGTAATAATCCATGTCGCCTATTCGCGGGCGATCCCTGGGGATGCCCCATGTATCCGGACGGCCCGGCAACGGTGCCTGGAAGCGCACCGGTTTGAACCAGGGATGCCCCTGGAAAACGATGCCGTACTGCTCGCCGATTTCCCGTTCAAACAGATGAACCTGGGGGCACTCCGGGACCAGCGAGGGCAGGACCTCCGCAGCCTCGGTGCTGAACACCGCGAGAGAACCGACACAACCTGTCATCAAAATGTAAAGGTGAAGCCTGCGCGACTGATCGGCGCCACCGGCAAAATAAGCAACGAGACGAGCCCCTCCGGCAAGTCGCCTCTTCAATTCAGCAGCGAATTCCTCGTAAGTCATAATTGGGATATTGGCAAGCGCCAGACTGCTGCCGCAGGAGATTTCAGGGATTTTTTTCATGGCAGAGGCTCCAGGAGATTGGCCGCCTCCTGAAAAAGGCGGCACAGGGCTTCGGGCTGATACAATCCAAGCAACAGCACCACAGCCATCAGCAGCAAAGGACTGATCACGATCATGAATGTTTCGGCCGGGCCTTCGGCAGGAGGTCCTTCCATGGAGGGTCCCAGGACCACGGTCATGACCGTGCTGCTCATGCCGATAAAGATGACGGTCAGCAAAAAAATAAAGGCGATGCCAAGGGCGAAATTACCCTCCGCGAAAATGCCGCGCAGGATGGTGAACTCACTGATGAATGGACCGAACGGCGGGGAACCGGTGATTGCGAGAAAGCCAGCCAGGAAAAGCGATGCGGACCAGGGCAGGACGTTGATGGCGCCCTGGGTCTCGCACATCCTTTTACTGCCGAAATAACGGTGAATATTACCCGCGGTCATGAACAGGGCCCCCTTGGTGAGGGCGTTGTTCATGACGTGGAACATGGCGCCGTAGGCCGCAAGTTTGCCGACAGAGATGCCGATGGCGAGAATGCCCATATGCTCGATGCTGGAGTAGGCGAGCATGCGTTTGATGTCGCGCTGACGGATGACGAAGATTGCCGCGAACACCAGAGACAGTATACCAAGGGCCAGCAGGAACTGCCTGGCCATGATCCCTTCCCCTGCTGCCACCATGATCTGCATGACGCGCATGACCGCGAGAAATGCCACTGAGGTTAGCCCGCCGGCAAGGAGTCCACCCACCAGACCGGGGGCTTCACCGTAGGCGTCGGGTTTCCAGGTATGAAGCGGCGCAAGACCCATCTTAGTGCCGAAACCCACCAGCAGGAAGACAAACCCGGATCGCAGCCACGGCTTTGAGAGCGCTCCGGCAGATTTCAACAAACCACTGAACTGCAGCCCCTGCTCGCCGCCACTCTGCAGGCCGGCATAGGCCACGAAGAGCAGGCCGAGCATGGCCAGGGCAATACCCACCGAACAGAGCAGCAGGTATTTCCAGGTGGCTTCAATGGATAACCGGTTACGGTTGAAGTAAATGAGCGGCGCGCTGATCACGGTAGTGGCCTCAACGGCAACCCATAGAAGCCCCAGATGCCGGGCCGCCGTGGCAAGGCTCATGGCGCTCAGAAAGATCAGCAGGCAGACGATGAAAATACGGTTGCTCCAGGTTGGGTGGGTCCGGAAATAACCCACCGCATAGAACGCCGATGCCGTGAAAAGCAGGCTGACCACCAAGAGGATCAGACTGCCGAGGGCGTCCAGGGCAAGCATGGCATGAGGGTCGACCGGGGCGACGGGCGAGGCCAGCAGCAGACGAAGGACCAGGATGATATGCATAAGCGATACGGCCGGGATGATCCATGGCCGGAACCGTTCTGACGGGGTAAGCCCGGCGATAAGGGCGGCTGCCAGGGGCAGAAGGATGATGGCGAAAAGGGTCATGGCGTTATTCCTTCAGCAGGCAGAGATGTTCGGTGTCAATGGAGGAAAATTCACTGTTGATGTGATTCATGACGATTCCCATAACGAAAATGGCGACCAGCATGTCCAGGAGCACACCGGTTTCCACCATGAGCGGCATGGCTTCGGCCAGAAGGATCCCAAAAATAAATATGCCGTTTTCAAAAATCAGATAGCCGAGGACCTGGGTGATGGCTTTACGCCTGGTGATGAGCATGAGAAATCCAGCCCCCAGAGTAGAGAAAGCCCCCGGGATGAAGAGTGAATGCAGATGCTCGGGGAGAAGCGGCAGCCGGTCGGCAAAAATAAAGGCGCTGGCGGTGATCAGAGCGCCGAGCATCAGGGTGCTGATATAGCCGATGCGGGGTTCAATCTCGCGGCGGATCCTGACCTTGCGGATCGCCCGGAACAGCAGCCAGGGAATGAGACCTCCCTTGAGGATCAAGGCCCCCCCGGCCAGAAGATATGAGTGGATGTTTGCGCCGTGGATGAGGGGCGGCAACAGGGAAATGAGCGCCCCCTGCAGGGCCACCACCCGGATACAGGTGCCGAGGCGACTGGTACCGAGTATCAGAAAATTAAGCAGAAGCACGGTCATGAGAATGGTGCTGGTTATGTTGGTCATAGTATTACCTCAACAGCAGGATCAGGGCGAAAAAAGAGAGGAGAGTGGTGCCGATGAGTAACTGGGGCAACCGCAGCAGACGCAGCCGGGCCATGGCCGACTCCACGAGTCCGACCAGAACCGCGAGCGCCGCAATACCTCCGCAAAAGATCAACATATCCAAAATCAGAGGGCCTTGGAACGGCAGCAGGAGATTAAGGATCAGGGTTCCGGACAAGAGCAGTTTCATGGCAGCGCCGTAAAGGATCAGGCCATAATCCGACCCACTGTGGTCCAGAATCATCACCTCGTGGATCATGGTCAGTTCCAGGTGAGTGTTGGGATCGTCGAAAGGGATCCGGCAATTCTCGACGAGCAGCACTATGAACAGGCAGCAGGCGATAATCGCCAGGGAAAAACCTGCCGGGGAAAAGAGCAACCACCCGGTTGTCACAGCGCCGAACATGTTGTTCAGTGAGAAGGCCCCGGATACTCGAATCAAGACAATGAAGGCAACGAAGACGGTCGGTTCCACCAGCACCGAGAAAGTGGCCTCACGCGCCGCGCCCATGTGTTCAAAACTCGAGCCGGTATCCAAGGCGGCCAGTATGGTGAAAAAACGGGCGACTGCCAGCAGGTAAATAAACAGGATTGGATCTCCGGGAAAAGAAAGCGGCGCCGCTGTGGCGCCAAAGGGAACGAGCATGGCGGCCAGCACCGGCACGGTGAATCCGACCACCGGCCCGGCCCGGAAGATCCAGGTTGTAGTCCGGCTGATTACCATGTCTTTGCGGAACAGTTTCCAAAGATCGAGATACAGCTGCGTCACAGGTGGGCCCTGGCGTCCGGCGATCAGAGCCTTGGTCTTGGCAATAATGCCGGAAAGTAAGGGCGAAAGTCCGAACAGGAGCAACAGGTGTATGGCGAGAGATTCCATCATAGGATCGGCCTAATTTAACAGAAATGACCAGCCGAGCAGGAGCACGGTGGTCAAGAACATATAAAAAATATATACATTCAGACGGCCGGCTTGAAGACGTCTGAAAAAATGGGCGATATCTCCGCAACCTCTGAACAGGGGGGTAAGCCAGCTCTGCAGTACCGGGTCGGGACTGTCCAGAGTGAAGATCATCGGCGCGGCGAACAGGAGGCGGCGTCCGATGATGTTCATTGTGTAGACTGGTTTCAGGCAGGCGCAGTAAATCCCCTCCTGGGCTAACTGAGCGTAACCGCCAGCAGTGTAAGCCATTTTAGGGACTGTTTTCCAGAAACCGCAGGCCCAGGTGCCGATGTTTCGGGGTTTCCTGCGGACCTTATAACGCAATGCCAGGATCCCCGCCACGGCTACAATCGCCGACAGAACGCCCAGACTCCATGCCGGGCCGAAGGGCAGAGGCATAACTGCTGCGGGGTTAGGGCTACCGGGAGCGAGAATCATAAGCGGCTGAGCAAGGAAACCCATGGCTGCCAGAGGGAAGACGCCGATGGCAAGACACAGCAGGGCAGGAATGAGCATTGCCGCCAGCATGGGCCATCCGGCCTCGTGCGCGATTGCGCCGCTGTCGCTCCGTGGTTCGCCGCAGAAAACCATGCCGACGATACGGGTCATGGCGAGGAGCACGAGTCCGCCGGTCAAGGCCAGAAGCACTGCGAAAACCATGTAGAGGAATGCCTGGCCGCCGGAGCTCGATAACCCGGCCTGGAACAGACCGAGGTAGATGAGCAATTCGCTGATGAACCCGTTCAACGGTGGGAGCGCGCTGATCGCTGCGGCGCCGGTAAGCATCAGTCCGCCTGTAAAGGGCATGGGGCGGAGAAGACCTCCCAGTCTGGAGATGATTCTGGTTCCGGAGGCATGGTAAACGGACCCGGCCCCCAGAAAGAGAAGTCCTTTGAACAAGGCATGGTTCCAGACATGAAGCAGAGCGCCGGCCAGGGCCAGGGAGGCACCTACCCTCTGGCCAGAGGCCCCGCAATAGAGCCAGAGGCCGAGGCCGAACATGATGATGCCGACATTCTCGATAGTGGAATAAGCCAGTGACTTCTTGAAGTCGGTCTGCTGGATGGCCATGGCAATTCCGTAAAGGCTGCCGGTTATGCCAATACCGGCAACCACCAGACCGCACCAGGGGGGCAGGACCGGAAGAAAGGTGAAAAACCGCAGAAATCCATACAGCGCGCATTTGATCATCACTCCGGACATGAGCGCTGATATATGACTGGGTGCAGCGGTGTGGGCTTCAGGTAACCAGCAGTGGAGCGGGAACATGCCGGCCTTGGTGCCGAAGCCGATGAGCAGACAGAAAAAAATGGTTATCGCGCCAGACGTGGACAGGACTCCCAGCACTGTGAAGGAAGCGAAGTCAAAAGTTCCGGCAAGGTTGTACTCAACAAGAAAGAAGCCGAAAATAAAGGCTGTTCCGAGATGGGTGGCGCTCAGATAAATCCATCCGGCCCGGCGCGCCTGTTCGCTGTCGAGGTCGAAGACTACCAAAAAGAAGGAGGACAGCGACATCAATTCCCAGGCCACAAGAAAAACAAAACTGTCGGCAGCGGTGACCACCAGGGCCATGCTGAGGGCCAACAGATTGAACAGGAACCAGTGGCGGACCGTGACGAAACGGCTTTTTTCAAAGTCCAGAGACTGGAAGGCATACAACGCGCTACAGAAAACGAGCAAAAACACGGGCATCAGGAAAAATACGGCGAGACCGTCGAGGGCGATGGACGGATTGATGACGCAATCCGTCTGCAGCAATTGAAAACGCTCTGCCGGGCCGCCGGAGAGAACAATAATCGCAGCGATCATGCCGGCCACTGCGCCTAGCATGGCGCAGCTTGTGCCTAGCAGGTGAGAGGCCTTGCCGGCTAAACAGAAGGCAATGGGCAGCAACGCTCCCCCCAGAAAGACAATTAATGCTCCGAGAAACAGTTTCATAACAGGGATGGCGATCATGCCGGGGAAAATCTCTGTCACTTCAGAGCGACCTCGTCATGATCAAAAGGCAGGGAGGTTTCCCGAAGCTCTGCCTTCAATTTTCCTGGGGGCAGGAGGGTTTCCTCCCGTTCCTGGAGATATTGCAGCAGTTCCTTGCGGGGAAGCTGTTTCCGTATTTCGACGCTTACTGCCGGTTCAAGCAGGAGGCGGCGTAAGCGGGTTTCGAGGATAGCCTGCTCGCTGGCATTGGCAGCAAGAACCAGAATAATGACCTCTGCCGGTAAACCGTCAAGGGCCTTGAAGTCAGTTGGATCTTCGAGAAAACCAAAGATAATGAGCGATCGATCGAGAAACACGGGATGATCTGAGCTCGGCGCCATGCAAGCGATCCCGGCAAGGGATGAGGGCGCCAGGGCTTCCCGTGCGAGAATGGAATATTTGAAGTTTTTGGGATTGAACTCACCTGTCCGGGGAATGGTGAGCAGCAGCTCGTCCAGAGCTTCGTCCCGGTTGCAACCCTGAATCCGGTACATTACCGAACCGTTTTGCAAGGCTTTGGCAATGGTGATAGTGTAGTCGATGCTGTCAATGGTTCCGCCGTCTACGGAACGTGGAGAAGTCCACTT contains the following coding sequences:
- a CDS encoding NADH-quinone oxidoreductase subunit C → MKKIPEISCGSSLALANIPIMTYEEFAAELKRRLAGGARLVAYFAGGADQSRRLHLYILMTGCVGSLAVFSTEAAEVLPSLVPECPQVHLFEREIGEQYGIVFQGHPWFKPVRFQAPLPGRPDTWGIPRDRPRIGDMDYYQVQGDEIHEVAVGPVHAGIIEPGHFRFQCYGEKVLHLEISLGYQHRGIEELLAGGPGHETPARIETVAGDTTLGHITAYSTVVEALCCCAAPTRATAIRTAALELERLANHVGDIGALAGDIGFLPTASYCGRLRGDYLNMTAAICGSRLGRGLVRPGGVLFDLEPQRARELLKKMTEVAAQTRGALDLFFETPSVLARLEGTGTITTRDAIDLGLTGMAARACGIDCDCRRHMVAPGGQAVQEIVETSGDVYARARVRQREIEYSLEYLKTNLDALPVGPLTTPLEGLQPGAMAFGMTEGWRGAITHVAITDDTGHFSRYKIVDPSFFNWSGLAMALRNEQISDFPLCNKSFNLSYCGFDL
- a CDS encoding NADH-quinone oxidoreductase subunit H → MMESLAIHLLLLFGLSPLLSGIIAKTKALIAGRQGPPVTQLYLDLWKLFRKDMVISRTTTWIFRAGPVVGFTVPVLAAMLVPFGATAAPLSFPGDPILFIYLLAVARFFTILAALDTGSSFEHMGAAREATFSVLVEPTVFVAFIVLIRVSGAFSLNNMFGAVTTGWLLFSPAGFSLAIIACCLFIVLLVENCRIPFDDPNTHLELTMIHEVMILDHSGSDYGLILYGAAMKLLLSGTLILNLLLPFQGPLILDMLIFCGGIAALAVLVGLVESAMARLRLLRLPQLLIGTTLLSFFALILLLR
- a CDS encoding helix-turn-helix domain-containing protein, with the translated sequence MNRLFISVKEFALKIGVSDKTVYRMLNDNQIPFAVKIGGQWRFRADNVEKWTSPRSVDGGTIDSIDYTITIAKALQNGSVMYRIQGCNRDEALDELLLTIPRTGEFNPKNFKYSILAREALAPSSLAGIACMAPSSDHPVFLDRSLIIFGFLEDPTDFKALDGLPAEVIILVLAANASEQAILETRLRRLLLEPAVSVEIRKQLPRKELLQYLQEREETLLPPGKLKAELRETSLPFDHDEVALK
- a CDS encoding hydrogenase, encoding MTNITSTILMTVLLLNFLILGTSRLGTCIRVVALQGALISLLPPLIHGANIHSYLLAGGALILKGGLIPWLLFRAIRKVRIRREIEPRIGYISTLMLGALITASAFIFADRLPLLPEHLHSLFIPGAFSTLGAGFLMLITRRKAITQVLGYLIFENGIFIFGILLAEAMPLMVETGVLLDMLVAIFVMGIVMNHINSEFSSIDTEHLCLLKE
- a CDS encoding hydrogenase, which encodes MTLFAIILLPLAAALIAGLTPSERFRPWIIPAVSLMHIILVLRLLLASPVAPVDPHAMLALDALGSLILLVVSLLFTASAFYAVGYFRTHPTWSNRIFIVCLLIFLSAMSLATAARHLGLLWVAVEATTVISAPLIYFNRNRLSIEATWKYLLLCSVGIALAMLGLLFVAYAGLQSGGEQGLQFSGLLKSAGALSKPWLRSGFVFLLVGFGTKMGLAPLHTWKPDAYGEAPGLVGGLLAGGLTSVAFLAVMRVMQIMVAAGEGIMARQFLLALGILSLVFAAIFVIRQRDIKRMLAYSSIEHMGILAIGISVGKLAAYGAMFHVMNNALTKGALFMTAGNIHRYFGSKRMCETQGAINVLPWSASLFLAGFLAITGSPPFGPFISEFTILRGIFAEGNFALGIAFIFLLTVIFIGMSSTVMTVVLGPSMEGPPAEGPAETFMIVISPLLLMAVVLLLGLYQPEALCRLFQEAANLLEPLP